From the Danio aesculapii chromosome 9, fDanAes4.1, whole genome shotgun sequence genome, one window contains:
- the rpe gene encoding ribulose-phosphate 3-epimerase — protein MAYTAKIGPSILSSDLSQLGRECERMMECGADYLHLDVMDGHFVPNITFGHPMVECLRSCIGPDPFFDMHMMVSRPEQWVNPMAAAGANQYTFHLEATTNPGNLIKEIRESGMKVGLAIKPGTTVEELAPWARQIDMALVMTVEPGFGGQKFMEDMMPKVSWLRSQFPSLDIEVDGGVGPDSIHRCAEAGANMIVSGSAVVSSDDPRSVIALLKNVVMEAIQKRSLDR, from the exons ATGGCGTACACGGCGAAGATCGGTCCATCTATTTTGAGCAGCGACCTGTCCCAGCTCGGGAGGGAATGCGAGCGAATGATGGAGTGCGGTGCTGACTATCTGCATCTTGACGTCATGGATGG GCATTTTGTTCCAAACATCACATTTGGGCATCCAATGGTGGAATGTTTACGAAGCTGTATCGGACCTGATCCATTTTTTG ACATGCATATGATGGTATCCAGACCAGAGCAGTGGGTGAATCCCATGGCAGCAGCAGGAGCCAATCAATATACTTTCCATCTAGAAGCTACAACCAACCCGGGCAACCTTATCAAGGAAATCAGAGAGAGCGGCATGAAG GTTGGTCTTGCTATTAAACCTGGTACAACTGTTGAAGAATTGGCACCATGGGCTAGACAGATCGATATGGCTCTTGTCATGACTGTAGAACCTGGCTTTGGTGGTCAGAAATTTATGGAAGATATGATGCCAAAG GTGAGCTGGCTCAGGAGTCAGTTCCCATCTCTAGACATTGAAGTGGATGGTGGAGTCGGTCCGGACAGCATCCACAGATGTGCTGAG GCTGGAGCAAACATGATCGTGTCGGGCAGCGCCGTGGTGAGCAGCGATGACCCTCGTTCTGTAATCGCCCTCCTCAAAAATGTTGTTATGGAAGCAATCCAGAAACGTTCTTTGGACCGTTGA